GTTGGTACGTAACTTGGTATATGTTTTCCAAGTGTGTTATAATGCTTTGGTAATGGTGCCACTGAAATCTGGAAGGTGATTCTGTGGACCGGATTGTAACTTTGTAATTGTACAAATGATTAAAGAAATGGAAgccgtgtgttcttgtgtgaaAATTGGTTCACGTGAGatattggcaaatttgtgttacAGATTCCAGATTGTTGTGTATACTTCTGCAAGTGATTGGAGCAAATTGGGCTAGTAATAATAACAGCAGAATGCAGGTTAATTAATAAGTTACAGTTGATATGTAGTATTCTGGTCAGGGCGGTTGTGCGGTTGACGGACTCTCCAGCAAGGATGCTGGCGTGGAAGTGCCTGAGCCTGACCGTTGCTCAGGCAGCCAAAAGTCCAGGGAGGGGATGCAATGCGAGGTTCCATTTCTTGCTGAAGAATTGCTTCACCTCTAAAGTTTCTTCTGTCCTCTACACTGAGATGCAGCCTTGACCGGTCACGGTAGGTAATCTGGTGATGTGCAGAACTATTGGCATGGACAGCACCGACTATTGACATGGACAGCACCGGCGACGATGACGCAGGTATACAAGATGATTTCAGTGATGATGGTATTAATGTGTTATATCTCTGATGATCAAGGTGATTCACTTTGTTAGGGGACAGGGATTTGGCAGGAGAGTTATTGAATAATTGTATCGGCCTGATTTGTGCACTCATATACCATTCTCTGCAGAAGTTGTGCTGTTCAAGTCTGGAGAGACAGAGCGATGCGTTCATGGTTGAAGAACATACATGAGAACAATATAGACTTTGAGCATAAATTTTCATACTTACACTTATAATATATAGCGTGCTACATTTGAATATTGAAAGATCAAAGTACATTGATCATTTCGTGTATATAATCTACTCATTTTACATACGGATCATTAGTCATGACCCCTTCAGTTTGTCCTGCAGCACTGCATGCTAATACAGTGGCACATTGCAGCTGCATAAACGATCCAGTTAATAATAAGCTAGATCTCTTGGTATCATGAGAAACCACTAATTTTTATCACTTAATGCTTATTATAATATGAATGCTAATGTCATGGAGTATATTTACTCGTATATGGATCGCGTCGGCATATCTAGGCAGATGTCGCGGTCTTGCGTCCggtggcggcgtgcggcggcgggccgggtggcgcgggcgtcggcggcgcgggcgctggcGGCTTGGGCCCCGGCGGCTTAGGCCCCGGCGGCGATGGCTTGggccccggcggcgacggcgacggcgacggcgagagggCGCAGCGGATCATGCAGACGACGCTCTTCTGGTCGCAGCTGACGATGCAGAGCGGCAGGTCGGGGCCCTTGCCCATGCACCCGAGCGCGCAGGAGAACACCTGCGTGAAGCACCCCATCAGGCACCCCATTATGCCGGCGTTCACATCCCCCGGGGACGGCGGCTTCGGCGTCaggagcgccggcgccgccacgccgtCGTTGTTGACATTGACCGTGCTGTCGCCGCCgctgaaggcggcggcggcggtgctcgccccGCCGGCCagcgcgacggcgaggagcaCGAGGAGGGAGCAGGCGCCGGCCATCGCTGTGGCGGCCATGTGCGTGCGTCGTCGAGTAGTGACGAGCTTTGCAATTGGTTGTGCTGTGGGTTTGTGTGGACTGTTACGTGCTGCTCGGAGGGTATAAATATAggtaggagaggagaggagggcatGGCGTGTCATGGCGGGATCGCGTTTTTGGTGTGTGCTGGTGTTGCTTTTCTTCGCACGCGGACACACGATACGAGTGAAGGACGGACCTGGAATCACGAGGGAAGTGTGCCTCACGGACTCATTTAAATAGGATTTTAACCTAAGCCTCATACAGCGACGAGATGGCCGAGTTGGTCTAAGGCGCCAGATTAAGGTTCTGGTCCGAAAGGGCGTGGGTTCAAATCCCACTCTCGTCagctatatttttgtgttttcgtttattcttttataaatcattttactattttattttatatggCCTTTTCAACATATACTGGAACTGCTCGCGAGGAAAGACGCGCTTTTCAGCTGGGTTGTTAAATATGTCTCCAACAAACTGACATACCgttctttccaaaaaaaaaaaaaaaaactgacatGCCGTCAAAGAAGTTTGAAAGAATATGTCTACTTTTACCATATTGTTTTGTACACTGAACATATTTACAATTTAACTAATTATTGACGGATAGAATTTTAACTTTTCTATATTTTGTGTATGggtgtggggggtgggggggcacATGGCACTGAGGACAAAAAGAAAATCACTGTTCTGCCTCAACTTGCTTGTTTGAGATTACTATTTGCACGTTGGTCAAACTTTTAGAAAAAAGGTTGATTTCCTTGCTGAAATCTGGGTACCCATCTAACTACGTACTGCATCGAACTCATGGTACAGTGATGTCGCCAGTTAATTAATCTGGGTACCCATCTCAAACTATGGTGACATGGCAGATTGGGACAAGCAAGGAGGGTTATAGTTCATGTATCTTCAACCATTCAGCAATCCATTCCACCACTTAGCATACATATTCAATCATTTCATCATCAGACCATAAGCCATAAGGCCCTCCTCAACGAAATCGGCGACATCGCCAGCTGAGATGGCGGTGAGAGAGAAAAGATATAGTATTTCACACTCTCTCTTGTGTACAAATCAAACTATTCtatcattgttttttttttgatataaCCGGGATTTCATTTCACATATATGTCTTAAGGTTTACATTGCAACTCTTACAAACACACCcttggaaaaaagaaaaattacattTTGGTCCACCCAAGGGCCTCCCAGTCGTCTTCGCCACCGGCGCAAGGAGCCGCCCCTCGACGATCCACCGCCGCACTAGAGGTTGGAGGATGAAGCCGTCAAGGTTGCAGCTTGAAGCCAAAGCCCATATcgacaaacaaacaaagttttTGACTGCCTCACCGAGTAGCACATCAAAATCATCGACATGCCGTAGATCCACTGAAGGCACAagcaagaacagatgaccgcCGGCCATCTTATCGCCGAGGAACTTGGGATTTGACGCCACAAGCACCGCCGGCAGTTCGAAATCACCGGACGACAAAGCAACCGACAGGGGAGAAAGAGTGCCCAAACTGTTGCAAAGAAACCACCCACCCGAATCCTCAGGAAAGTGGTAGATAAACCTCCCTGTAACTTCGCCAGAGTTGGCAACGACCACGGTATCGACCCCAGAGAAGACAAAGAAGGGACAAAAGAACTCACCGAGATCTAGCAGAACCCTAGATCCGGTGAGGATGCACCGCACCAGCCCGTCGCCGCTGCCAGAACGCACATCGGCAAGGTGGAAGAAGGGCGGGAGAATCTTATTCCAAGGacgcagcgccgcctccaccttgcGGACACTGCCTGGATTCACCAAGCTTCGCGCCATCATCAACGAGGCGAAGAACCTAAACTCTAGACTAGCTATTAGGTCTAACGGTATGTACACCGGCCATCGATCCCGGGGCTCCTCTCCACCTCCGGCACCGGAACGGTCGCCGGACGCGAGGAGGAGCCGGCGAGATCGACGCCGGGATCGAAATCGCCTCTCCGCCGCCCTTCTCAACTGTAGCAAGGGGAACTAGATGACGAGAGGCTTCCGAATGCCCCTAGTACTCCTCCAATCTATTGGGCCGCAGAAAATGGCCCAAGTTAAATATAAGTAGGCCTTATTAACTCTCATTCTAGCTCTGAATAATCAATCACCACTTCAGCAGACGTACAGACGTAGGGAGCTGAGATAATAAGCTGCGCCCGTGATTATTTCCTTACTCGTCGCTCTCAGTACTTTTTTACCATGTTTTCCAAGTGTCTTTTAGTAGTCAatatttgtcttttttttttctttttaagccTTTCAAATAGCTAAGTCTCTTTTATATATAGTTTGAGAAAATTCGTAAGAGGTATTTACTAAGTCGCTGAGCTTTTTGTGGGGGGAGATGTCTGTTGGTTGTATTGGTGATTGTTGCTGGTCCATTTTCATCCTTGGCGAATGTTGAAATTAGACTATAAACCGCTCGACCACTTGTgaaaaaattattaaaaaaagTCTGCATAACCCTAACTATTTATGCTGGACTATTTCACcaacccctcccctcccccaaaATATAAAACAGATATTCTAACGCTGAATTTTAGTAAAATCATggtaaatcataaaatagaaaacccaattttgttggactccaatAGATCAAAATAGTGAAGATATAATATGACATACTTTAGTATAAAGTTTTTGTTATAGTGTTAGAtctatacttttctgtaattaattggaactagtggagatgtacgtgccacatgcacatatttaatttttcttccatcaagcaatgatgtcatttattttcctttcaaaaataatgcacgtttttatttttcttccataaaataatgatgtcaattattatccttgcatgtgcaaagaaaaataaagtgtgtgttaaaaaaataatatatggtATAAGAGGTGGGTAGATGAATGCTTGGTTTAAAAAAAATAGGATTTTGGTGGAAACATTTTGAATCTGTCGAAAAATAGGACTCCACTTCTTTTCGTCAAACattttggcctgacaagtgggATCTCCGTGAGGGGTATGGTGGGCCTAATTTTGATGAGAAAAGTTTTagttgtttcaacttttatagcaTAGAATAATATAGATAGATAATTTATAGCTGCAGATCTGCAACTTCTATGGTACAATtgtgatgaaatttttatgatagAAAATTTATTGTATGTTTGAACTATAGTAAAAAAATCATACGCATTGGATCACGTAAAAATTTCCTGTCCCTCCTCTCACACTCGCGTCCGGCGCTTTGCCAGTTTGCCCGCGCGATTCTTCCTCCTGACCCTCCTGGATGCACGGAAGCACCACACATCCTGCAGGCTACCAGCCAGTTGATCCGACCAAGTTGCATTGAGTGGACAGGGCCGTCCCACGTTCGACTTGGTAGTACCGAGATCGAACACAAGTGGGGCTCTTGTCTCTTCCCTTGCGGTCCCTCCAACCAGCCGGGCACGCCGACCGACGCGTGCGTCGCGTCCTCGGAACGTGTACTGCACGGTGGATCGCGGGACAGGCCGGTGTCGTCGGTCgtgaggcggcagcggcgccgatGATATGATCACCGACAGGACACGCTTTTGAACGAGTCGGTCCGGCGATCCAAGAGACCCGGCCAGACGCGAGCCGAcgtcgcgccgcgccggcgctggcggcgtCCGCATATAGCCCTCGGCATGCGCATGCCCCGGCGGCccgtatgtatgtatgtatgtatgtgctTGACACGACGACCCGATCGCACGCATTCTGTTCTGAATTGGCAATCGATTTGGCGACATCGCCTCGCCCCTTGGCTGCTTAAtttgcttgcattgcattgcttcaGCGCGCCCGCGCTCTCCATAGTTGGCTAGGCGCGTGGTCGTGTCGACTGTTTCGTCTGGGCGTGGCGGCTGCCGCGTCGTCCAGAATTATATATACCAGATGGAGATGGGTGGATGCAGCAGCGTGCGCTGCGCGGAGAACTCAACTGATGATCAATCGAGGAGCCGACGGCGATAGAGTTGGCGACGGACTTCTGACGGCCTTGATTGACTTGATGGCGGCATGTCGGCACCAAGATGGGCAGGACGACGATCGACGACCCCCTCTGCCCGCACTGCATGCAGCAGGCCCATCCTCAGTTTGTAATGCTTACGCAATCAGTGATATCACACATGCTCCTGGATGGCACACGAAACAACCAATTTGAGGAAATTGATGCGCGTGGCGGCATCATCGTCCCTGCAACCCCGCGTAGTTACAGACACATGTTGGCGTTAAGGACATCGTCAAAAGTGCCCAGAATATGCTATGGCCCGGCGTGGTTCCACATGCATGGTGTCAATGTTCCTTCAACTTTCTTACTCCGACCCCTCTGTCTCAAAATGtatagtatttttttattttgttccaaGTCAAACTATCTTAAATTTGACAAAGTTTGTATAAAAAGGTATCAACATCTACCACATCTATCTCATGGTATTATGGAGCATTACGTAACTATAGGGACAAATTTGACTTAAAAACAAATATTGAGGGACCAAATTAGTCTTTttgaaagttgagggaccaacTTGACTCTTGGAGCAAAGTTGAAGGACCAAAGTGgttattttgccaaaaaaagGCAAACAAATGAATCAATGCATTGCACGGCGAACTATAAACCTCATATAGGATAGCTCTAGCAGATGGAGTTCTTTTTCCCCGACAAACCAACCGGGGGCAAGCTGTCCACCTGAACTTGTGTTGATTCAAAGATTGACGCAAAAATGGCAAGCTAGGCACTTATTACTACTTTAATGTGCGCCTTACCTCGCTCTCTCCCTGCAAGGCTGCAACACATCGCTTTCGAGAGACTATTTCTATATATTTGGCAGCTGTTGAAggtaaaaaaaagaacaaaacaagATGACGCAAGAGACAGCCAAATAATTCATCTATTGTCCATGCCTTGGATCTGTTTGGTGTTTGCTATGTTTATTGAGTTGTTATAAAATCTGAACTGATGTAGACTGGTTATATTGCACCTGCGCTTAGACTAGTTACTTCCTTCCATGTGCTTCTATAATACGGATTATTATTCAGTGTTTGTCCGTGTACTCCGTCCATATAGGATTTAGATGACGTTTTGGACAAGATTTGAGTCAAAtattgggaatataaatcatgaataacttttaagttattgagtttgaaaaagtaaaaattatatgaatagatttgtctt
This window of the Panicum virgatum strain AP13 chromosome 1K, P.virgatum_v5, whole genome shotgun sequence genome carries:
- the LOC120703091 gene encoding leucine-rich repeat extensin-like protein 3, with protein sequence MAATAMAGACSLLVLLAVALAGGASTAAAAFSGGDSTVNVNNDGVAAPALLTPKPPSPGDVNAGIMGCLMGCFTQVFSCALGCMGKGPDLPLCIVSCDQKSVVCMIRCALSPSPSPSPPGPKPSPPGPKPPGPKPPAPAPPTPAPPGPPPHAATGRKTATSA